The Dehalococcoidia bacterium genomic interval ACGACGGCGGCGTCCGCTGCCGCCAGCCCGCTATAGGCATCGCCGATGAAGTCGGCGTAACCGGGTGCGTCGATGAAGTTGAGCTTCCGGTCCTTCCACTCCGTGGGAAGGATCGAAGCGTTGATGCTGACCTTGCGCTTTACCTCATCGGGGTCGAAGTCGGACGTCGTCGTCCCGTCCTCGACCTTCCCCATGCGGTTGATGGCGCCGGAAACGAAAAGGGCGGCCTCGGCAAGCGTCGTCTTGCCGGTGCCGCCGTGTCCGAGGAGGACGAGGTTCCGGATCTTCTCTGTGGGGTAGTCCTTCATAGAGCGGTGGCCTTCCGTCGGGTCAGAGTCGAGCGTCGGCGGCGCCCCGCCGCTGCGAGCAGACGGGGTGTAGTAAGCGATTGTAGGCCAGACGTATGGTGACGGCCAGTGACCGACATATGGCCGAGCGTGGTTCGTTTTCGCGGCCGGCACAAGACCGGGGCGCCGCGGCCGCCCTGGTAAGAGGCGCGTACGCGGTCAAGCAGAGCAGAGGCTTTCAAGGGCTTGTCAACGAAATGTCAATAGTGCAGTCCTAATCTGGTCACGCCACACCCGGAGCGGGAGCGATGAATTGGCGGGCGGAAAGCGCACTGCGAATATGACAAAGGGGGCCAGGCGCCGCTCGCGCGAGAAGCCCCCTCAGGGCGAAGACTTGCTCGCGCCGCTGCCACAGGACCTTGCTCACCTTCGCCGGCTCCAGAACTTGCTCGGCAACGCGGCACTCTCGCGCTACGTCACCGAGCGTTCGGCGGACGTCAAGGCAGCGGCAGGCTCCCGGCGGGCGGTGGCCGTCTCCTCAGTGCGCGCGGCAGTGAGCGCGCCGGCTCCTGTCGCCACGTCGGACGCTCCATCCGCCAACGGGGTTCAGCCACACGAAGGCCGGCCCGTGGCGGCCGTCCAGCGCCAACCCGCGCCCGTCGCGGCAGACCCCCAGGAGAAGCTCAGCCCGCCGGCGAAGCAGCGCTGGGAGAAGCTCTACCAGGAGGCCTGGAAGCTGCGACTGGACCTGGCGCGGGAGCCGACGCCCGACCGGTTCAAGTGGGGCACGGAACTCGACCTTGTCCTGACTAGGATCGGCGAAGCCGACAGCGAGGAGGCCATAGCCCAGGCGACCGCCTGGCTCGATGCGCTCAAGAACAAGATCTACGACGAGACCATCCCACGGGCGCAGGAGTGGCTCGACGTGAAGGCCCGCTACGAGGCCGAGCGTGACCGCCTGATGGACGAAGCGAGCCGCGCCAGCCTGCGCGCCCTCGAGTATTTGGACCGTGAATTCGAAGGGGTCAAGAAGCGCATAGAGAGCGTCGGCCTTGACCTCGTCGTCATCGACGACTACACGCCGCTCAAGTACATGCTCGACAACGACAAGCACCTGTGGTTTGGCGAGCTGCAGGCGGCCCGCGAGCGGCTCGAAGAGCTCGAAGAGCTCTTGGACGTCGTTGCCGATATCCGCTCGGAGGGCAAGGACGAAGACAAGATCGTGCCCGGCTGGCAGGAACGCGTCTGGGAGGAGAAAGACCGCCTTGACCGCCTGGCCAAAGACGCACCGGACAGCAACTACGCCTCCGCGTTCTCTCGCCTGGCGGAGGAAGTAACGGAGAAGCGCGACCGCGCCCTCGAGGCGAGGCCGCCACACGTTACATGGCTGGAAAAGGGCTTTCGTTTCGTCAAAGGGGTCATTTCCGGCCTCATCGGGCCGTTTGTCGAGGCGGGGAAACAGGTCGTGGACCTGGCGCAGATCGGAGCCCACTTCGTCAGCGCCGGCTGGTACGAGCCGAAGTTCGTCAGCGACCTCGCGGAAGCGGCGAAGCAGGGCAAGGGCACCACCGAGATCCTCAAAGACATGGCCCTGGGTATCGTCGAGACGCCGAAACGCTGGCTCGAGGCCGTCGAGACCGGCGACTGGGAGGGGATTGGTCGCGAGACAGCGAACCTCTACATGATCGTCAAGAGCGGCGCCCAGGGAGCAGGCAAGGCGCGGCAGATGATCCGTTGGGCGAAGGCGCGCCGGGCGGCGAAGGCCGGGCTGGAGGGCGGCGTTGGCGCCGAGGCGGCCTTGCAGGCGCTGAAGGTCGCGAAAGAGAAGGGCGTCATCATCCGCGTCCGCCCGGTCGAGGACATCGCGATACAGCTACGCGCGGCCGGGCATTCACCCAAGCCTGAGTTCATCAAGATGAAGAGCATCAACAAGATCGACACCCTGATCGGCGCGGATCCCTCAGAGCTGGGCATGGTCGGCTACTTCAAGCCGAAGCTACCCGCGAAGTTCGAGCTCCTTTCACCGAAGACGAAGGAGATCATCCTGAAGCGCTACAACGCGCGTCAGGCCGAGTTCGTCGGGCTTGCAGACGAGGTAGCCCAGCTGGAGGCCAGCGGAAAGATCGGCCGTTCCGGCAACACTATCACTGACCCACGGAACGGCAAGGCGTTCACCTCCGACTATGACTTGTTCGAGATACGGAAGCCGGGCGGTGGCGAAGGTTCGTTCGCAGACGTGCAGGAGCTGACCAAAGGCCCGTTCGCCGCCCAGCACGGCCCCCATCTGGAGTGGCATGACATCCCTGCGGGTAAGGCGAAAATCTTCGCCGACATCGTGCTGGAGACCCGGCCTGGGACGAAGGGCGCTAAGAAGCTGGTTGAATTTCACCCGGACGGGCGCATTCGCTACGCCTACTTCACCGATTAGAGGACGGCATCCTCGCGCGCGCGCCGGCACGGGTGGCTACGATCGGTCGGCTCCCGCCGAGGGCGATGGTCAACCTCTCAGGAGCCGCCGCCTCCGGCGGCCTCCGCTTTCAGCCGGCGTTTCATGACCGCCTCTGCCAGCAGGTCGAGCAGGCCGCGACTGTCCTCCCAGCCGAGGCAGGCATCCGTGATGCTCATGCCGTACACGAGCTCCCGCCCGGGAATGTAGTCCTGCCGGCCTTCCTTCAGGTGGCTCTCGACCATCACGCCCACGATCCGCTCGTCGCCGTTCGCTATCTGCTGCGCCACCGAGGCCCCGACGTCGAGCTGGCGCTCGTGCTGCTTCATGCTGTTGCCGTGGCTGAAGTCGATCATGATCCGCGCGGGCAGGCCGGCGCTCGCCAGCTCCCGGGACGCCGCATCGATGCTGTCGGGGTCGTAGTTGGGCTCGCGGCCACCGCGCAGGATGATGTGGCAGTCCTCGTTCCCGGCCGTCGATACGATCGCGGAGTGTCCCGCCTTGGTCACGGAGAGGAAGTGGTGCGGCACTTGCGCCGCCCTCAGGGCGTCCACCGCGATACGCACGTTGCCGTCGGTGCCGTTCTTGAAGCCGACAGGACAGGAGAGGCCGGACGCCAGCTCGCGGTGGATCTGGCTCTCCGTCGTGCGGGCGCCGATGGCCCCCCAGGCCACGAGGTCGGCGATGTACTGAGGCGTGATCATGTCCAGGAACTCGGTCCCTGCCGGTATGCCGTCGTTCGCAAGGTCCAGTAGCAGCCCGCGCGCGGTACGCAGCCCGTGGTTGATCTGGAAGCTCCCGTCCAGGTAGGGGTCGTTGATGAGCCCCTTCCAGCCGATGGTAGTGCGCGGCTTCTCGAAGTAGACGCGCATGACGATGAGCAGGTGCTTCGAAAGCCGGTCGCGCGCCTCCTTGAGGAGGCCGCCGTACTCCTTCGCGGCTTTGACGTCGTGGATCGAGCAGGGACCGATGACGACGAGCAGGCGGTCGTCTGCGCCATGCAGGATGCGGTGGATGGCCTGGCGCGTGTCGTAGACCGTGCGTGCCGCCTTGTCGGTGATCGGAAGCTCCGCCAGGACCTCGTCGGGCGACGAGAGCTCCTTTATTTCGACGATGCGGACGTCGTCCGTCTGGGGCCTCGAGGCCGTGGTCTTGGCGGGGGGCGTGCCGTTCTTGGTGGTTACCATCGTGCTAATCCCTTCGAGCGTCCGCGCGGGGCAGGTCCGGCCGGAGGACGGCCGCGCCGCGCAGGTAGACATGACAGATTTCGTCCTGGGTCCTGTCCGTGTTGACGTGCAGGAGGATCCGGACGCACATCGGCAGGCTGCCGGGGACGGCCATTTCGTGGCCGCACATCAGGGCAACGTTGTGCCAGCCGAAGTCGTTCCGGGCGCTCAGCGCCGGGAACTCGGCGTTGAGGTCCACGGTCGTCGTGAAGTAAGCGCTGGCAACGTCCTCGGCGCGGACATCATTGGCGCGCACCATCTCCGCCAGTAGTTCTCGGGTG includes:
- the aroH gene encoding chorismate mutase, which translates into the protein MACRGIRGATTAEANTREAILEATRELLAEMVRANDVRAEDVASAYFTTTVDLNAEFPALSARNDFGWHNVALMCGHEMAVPGSLPMCVRILLHVNTDRTQDEICHVYLRGAAVLRPDLPRADARRD
- the aroG gene encoding 3-deoxy-7-phosphoheptulonate synthase AroG, coding for MVTTKNGTPPAKTTASRPQTDDVRIVEIKELSSPDEVLAELPITDKAARTVYDTRQAIHRILHGADDRLLVVIGPCSIHDVKAAKEYGGLLKEARDRLSKHLLIVMRVYFEKPRTTIGWKGLINDPYLDGSFQINHGLRTARGLLLDLANDGIPAGTEFLDMITPQYIADLVAWGAIGARTTESQIHRELASGLSCPVGFKNGTDGNVRIAVDALRAAQVPHHFLSVTKAGHSAIVSTAGNEDCHIILRGGREPNYDPDSIDAASRELASAGLPARIMIDFSHGNSMKQHERQLDVGASVAQQIANGDERIVGVMVESHLKEGRQDYIPGRELVYGMSITDACLGWEDSRGLLDLLAEAVMKRRLKAEAAGGGGS